Proteins co-encoded in one Nicotiana sylvestris chromosome 7, ASM39365v2, whole genome shotgun sequence genomic window:
- the LOC138873963 gene encoding uncharacterized protein: MQGLGNQVSVAYKDLCFFPDVQLPAGFKMPKFDLYDGHGDPVAHLRGYYSKMRGAGGKDKLLMAYFSQSLSGVALEWYTRQDASRWYTWDDMAQAFAQHFQYNIDIVPDRLSLTKVEKKPSESFREYGFRWREQAARVNPPMEEDEMVKYFLQALEPTYYGHLISAIGKSFNDVVKMREMVEEGLKLSKIMSYSAIKATTQAIQSGTGSVLGKKKKEDVAMFVSGSWHG; this comes from the coding sequence atgcaagggttgggaaACCAAGTGAGTGTagcctataaggatttgtgttttTTCCCTGATGTCCAATTGCctgccgggttcaagatgcccaagtttgacttgtatgatggacatggggatcctgtagctcatctgagaggttattatagtaaaatgagaggcgccGGGGGAAAAGATAAATTACTGATGGCAtacttcagccaaagtctgagtggtgtagctttagaatggtacacccgccaggacgccagcaggtggtacacctgggacgatatggctcaggcctttgcccagcactttcagtacaatatagacattgttccAGACCGCCTATCTCTGACCaaggtggaaaagaaacccagtgaaagctttagagaatatgggttccgatggagggagcaagctgcacgagtcaatcctccgatggaagaGGATGAGATGGTTAaatactttcttcaagccctagagcccacttactatggccacttgatctcagctattggtaagtctttcaatgatgtggtgaaGATGAgagaaatggtggaagaggggctaaagttgagtaagatcatgagctattctgctataaaagcaaccacccaggcaatCCAGAGTGGTACCGGAAGTGTGCtaggcaagaagaagaaggaagatgttGCTATGTTTGTCTCCGGATCATGGCATGGCTAG
- the LOC104230307 gene encoding uncharacterized protein, which yields MSAPWPFVAWDVDVIGPVEPAVSNGHRFILVAIDYFTKWVEAVTFNSVTKKAVVDFVHSNIICRFEIPKVIITDNAANLNSHLMKEACQQFKIMHRNSTPYRPKANGAVEAANKNIKKILRETPYLLVYGTEAVIPAEVEIPSLQIVAEAQIDDDEWVKTRLEQLSLIDEKRLAAVCHGQLYQKRMARAYNKKAEAKGKFSPNWQGPFIVTRVFPNDALYLTDIEGKCVDMASNSDAVKRGKTFFKSKGTSDEKPWFREQEIMFRILKDEIMAQDPPG from the exons atgtctgcaccttggccctttgttgcttgggacgtggatgtcattggaccagtTGAGCCGGCAGTgtcaaacgggcataggtttattctggtggccattgattactttaccaagtgggtcgaagctgtaACTTTCAACTCCGtgaccaagaaggcggtggtggattttgttcattcaaatatcatttgtcggttcgaaattcccaaggtgatcatcacagacaatgctgctaatctcaatagtcatttgatgaaagaggcatgccaacaattcaagatcatGCATCGTAACTCCACTccgtatcgccccaaggcaaatggagctgttgaggctgctaacaagaacataaagaagatacttc gtgaaACTCCTTAtctgttggtatatggaactgaggcagttatacctgcggaagttgagatTCCATCCCTTCAGATCGTTGCAGAAGCtcaaattgatgatgatgagtgggtcaaaacccggctagagcagttgagtttgattgatgagaaaaggttagctgcagtatgtcatggtcaattgtatcagaagagaatggcaagagcatacaacaaaaag gctgaagctaaaggcaagttctccccaaactggcaggggccgttcatagTGACAAGAGTGTTTCCCAAtgatgctttgtatttaacagacatagaaggcaaatgtgtagatatggctagtaattctgatgcagttaagag gggcaAGACATTTTTTAAATCCAAAGGGACCTCCGATGAAAAACCATGGTTCAGGGAGCAAGAAATTATGTTCAGAATCCTCAAAGATGAGATCATGGCTCAG gacccacctggataa